The Pseudodesulfovibrio cashew genomic sequence AACGTGGCCTGGATCAGCGCCTGCGGATCGGCCAGGATAGCCTCGTGCGAGGGCAGCTCCATGACCGGGAAACTATCGGGAATGTCCTTGCGCGCACCGGCCACTGCCAGGCCCGGGATGGTCGCCAGCAAAGGCCTGAGCCCTTTGATCGAACGGTCCTCCGCATCCCGGATGGCCTCGGCCACCGCCACGATGGAGTTCTCTGCCATACCATAGGTAATGGCCGTGGCCTTGGCATCGAGCAACACGGACCGGCGGATGGAATCAGCCCAGAAATCGTAGTGGGACACGCGCCTGAGGGAGGCCTCGATGCCGCCCAGGATCACAGGCAGGCCGGGAAAGGCCCGCTGGACCGCGTTGGTGTAGGCGATTACCGCCCTGTTGGGCCGCGCCCCGGCCTTGCCGCCCGGCGTGTAGGCGTCGTCGCTGCGCTTTTTCCGGAACGCGGTGTAATGGGCGAGCATGGAATCGAGGGAACCGGCGGTCACCCCGGCAAAGAGTGTGGGCCTGCCCATGGCTGCCACGTCATCGGGCCGGTCCCAGCGGGGCTGGGCCACGATGCCAACCCGGTATCCATGGCGCACCAGCCAGCGTCCGAGCAACGCCGCCCCAAAGGAGGGGTGGTCCACATAGGCGTCGCCGGTGACGAGCAGGATATCCAACTCGTCCCAGCCGAGCGCGTCCATCTCGCGGCGGGACATGGGTAGCACGGCGGGTTGATCGATGGGGATGCTGGCAGTGGTCATGAGGAGATAATGGCTGAAATCAACGGGCGCGTCTACGCGTAGTGCTGGCGCACGGCCTTGAACAGTTCCGGCTTGCGATCATACTGATGAACCAGGTGCGCGCGCTCGCCGAGCTCGTTGAGCACGTAGCCCCGGCTGTCGTACGGAGGCTCGCCCTCGGTGTAGCCCAGGGTCAGGATCGGCCCCGCGTTGTCGTGCAGGGTCAGATCGGGAATCCGTCCCGTATGTATGAGGTAATTGTGCACTCCCTGGTCGTAGCCTGCCTTTTGTTCGCCTTCGGCAAAGGGGACGAGCAGCGAGGTCATGGCCTCAAGGTAGCCGAGCATGGCCTGGTGTCCGCCCACGGTGGTCCCGGAACAGGAAATGGGGGCATGGGACACGGACTGCAGGGCCTCCTCCCCCAAATGGGAACGAATCCAATGGCTGTTGTACGGACATGCCCCCAGGGTCATTCGCCTGTCCTCCAGAGTAACGTTGAGCCCCTCGGTCCAGTCAAAGGACAGGGGGTCGCGCTGAAAGATGACGTCGCGAACGTCCGTTATCAGGACTCTGCCGTACTCGCCGGGAAAAGCGCGCAGGAAATCAAGATAGAGGAAATAGCGTAACGCGTTGATGGGGAGATGAGCCAGACCGGACGAACGCTCAAAAGGGACAAGGGTCGCGCCGTGCCCGCCCATGCGCTCCAGGTCGCGCGTGGTCTCGGAGACAAACAGCACGCACTCTCCCGTATAGCCGGATTTCTCCAGGGAAAGCAGGAAAGGCCGCACGTCACCATAGTGGTAACCTGCGGCCAGACCAAATATGCAGGCGGTTTCCGTCAAGACTGGCTAACGCCTTCTGCGCCTGGGACGACGGCGACGCGGGCGGGGCTTGGCCTCGCCTCCGCTCTCACCGGACTCGGCTTCACTGCGGGTTGCGGGCTCGCGGCGAGGCTCCTTGGGGGCTTCGCTCTTTTCACGACGGGGTTCCTTGGGCGCTTCGCGTCGTTCGCGCCGGGGCTCGGCTCTCTCCTCGGCGGGCGAGTCCTGCCGATTCCTGGGCGAACGATCCCTGCTGCCGCCTTCCGAATCCTGCTGACCGCCACCGTTCCTGGGCTTGCGCTTCCGCGGGCGGCTCTTCTTCGGCTTGTCCTCACGGGGTTGCTCCCGATCGGCTCGATCACGTTTAGGCTGACCGGTGGATACTGGCTCGGCGGGCTTGCCGTGCAGGGTGTACTGGTAAAGCTCGTCCAGGAGCATGGCAATGAGTCCCATGGAATCCGCGTCCGAGGCGTACTTCTCCACCAGCGGCAGGAAGCGGGACGCCCGCTCCCGCTGCAGCGGGGTGAGCTTGCGGAATTTCTTTTCCAGCAATGCGGTGAGACGCTCCTCAATGATGGCCGCCACGTCCTCTTCGGTGGGGTCCTTGATCTCCTCGAAGGTGATCTTGAACCGCGTGGCGATACGCTCCAGCTCCATCTTCTGGATGACGTCGACCAGGGTGATGGCCGTGCCCGTGGCTCCGGCGCGACCCGTGCGGCCCGCCCGGTGAACGTAGGACTCCGGGTCTTCCGGCGGCTCCATCATGAAGACATGGGAGAGTTCCGGGATGTCGATGCCGCGCGCGGCCACATCCGTGGCCACCAGGAAACGCAGCTTGCCTTCCTTGATGCGGGCCATGAGCTGTTCGCGCTTGTTCTGGGTCAGGTCCGAGGTCAACCCCTCGGCGTCGAAACCGAACTGGGAGAGGACCGCGGCGATGAACTCCACATTGCGCTTGGTATTGCAAAAAATGATGGCCGAAGCGGGATTCTCCAGTTCGATGAGCTTGAGGAGCTTGCGCTCCTTGCCCATGGCCTGGACCTCGACAAACTGGTGGGCGATAGCCGAGACATTGGTCTCGTCGCTGGAAAGGCTCAGGAACTCCGGCTTGACCATGAACTCCTCGGCCAGTCGGAGGACCGACTGCGGGAATGTGGCCGAGAACATGTAGCTGCCTTCCAGGCGGCGCGGGAGATACCGCTTGACCTCGATCATGTCCGGGTAGAACCCCACGGACAGCATTCGGTCAGCCTCGTCGAAAATGATGACCTTGAGGCTGTCCAGGCTCAGGCTGCGCCGGACCAGGTGGTCCAGAATGCGGCCGGGAGTTCCGACCACCAGCTGCGCGCCCTCGCGGAAGGCGTCGAGCTGGGCCTTGTAGCCCACGCCGCCGTACACGGCGACCACGTTGATGCCGTCGTCGCCGGCCAGCATGCGCGCCTCCTGGGCGACCTGCTGGGCCAGTTCGCGGGTGGGGACCATGACCAGAGCCTGGCACTCTGCCTTGGACGGGTCGAGCTTGTGCAGCAGCGGCAGCACGAAAGCGCCGGTCTTGCCGGAACCGGTCCGGGCCTGGACCATGACGTCCTTGTCGTTCATGACGAAAGGCAGCGCCTTCTCCTGAACGGGCATGAGCCGGTCCCATCCGGCCCGCTCGCAAGCGGCCCGCAGGGCATCGGGCAATTCTTCGAATGTCATTGTCGGGGTGCTGGAATCAGGGGCCGTCTCTTCCTGTACGGCTTCGGGAGTGTTGTTTTCTTCCATAAGTAAAACCTGTGATGTGTAGTGTGCGCTCCGGCCGATCGACTGCGTATGAAATGGGGACCGGAGCAGGAAATTTGTTTCAAGGCCGCGCGCACAGTATACCTTTTGGGCCCGTTTGTACAATAGGCGCGGCAAGGGGGATTTATATGGATTGCCGCCTTTTCTCAAGCAGCTCACAACCGCCGCCTTGCCGGACGCGACACGGCGGACCGACACGTTCCACCGGAACGGTCTTCTGCGCATTTGAATCAGGAGGCTTGCGACGGTTCGGAGGCAACCGGCTCCTCAGCCGGCCCGGAGAAGAATCTCAACCGGCCTGAAAGCAAGAAGGGGATGGACCGTCGGTCCATCCCCTTCCTGATATTATCTGAATGGGGGTGTTACTTCGCGTGACACTCGCCGCAGGCAACGGGGCCCTTGGCCTTTTCCTTGTGACAGCCGATGCACTGCTTGTGGTAGGCGCGCATGAGCGGCGTGCCGCCGTCCGTACGCGTCTCGGCGTGACAGGAGGAGCAGGGCTCGCCTTCGCTGGAATTTTCCAGGTCCTGCTTGCCGTCTTCGGTTTTGGAGTGGTGACAGATTACGCAGTCCTCCAGTTCCGCCTTTTCGTTGTGGGCGTCATGCTCAAAAGCGACCCGGGGACGCTGCAGCGTGGCGAAGCCGTCCGCCGGAACCTCGGTCATGTCGTCCTGGGCGAACGCCAGGGGAACCATGTAGAGAACGACCAGGGCGGCGATGGCCGCCAGGGATGCCAGGAGTTGAACAGTGTGTTTCCTTTTCATGATGACCTCCTTACATCTCCGGCTTTTCCATCAGTTCATAGATGATGTCGCCGATGAACTTACCGTGCATGCCGAGATCATAGTAACCGATGATGTCTTCGAGTCCGCCGTGGCAGTTATGACACGGGATGACAACGTCCTTGACGCCGGTGGCCCTGAGCTGATCGGCCTTGATGCGGTTGCCCGTCATGCGGGTGTTCTTGAACGGCGGACCGCAGTTGATGACGCCGCCGCCCGCGCAGCAGCAGTAGTTGTGCTCGCGGTTGGGGGTCATCTCGACCACCTCTTCGCAGAGGAAGTGGACCACGTCGCGCAGCTTGTCCATGAGGCCCTTGCCTCGGATGATGTTGCACGGGTCCTGGATGGTGACCGGCTTTTCGTACTTGTGAGTGATCTTGAGCTTACCCTGGGTCATCAGCTCGTGGTAGAATTCCACGGCGTGGATGACCGGTACGGGCATCTTCTTGTGGCCGAGCCAGCGGTTGCCCATGTCGTAGACAGAGCGGAAGGCGTGGCCGCATTCGCCCATGACGATGCGCTTGACGCGCAGCTTCTGGGCCGATTCGTAGTGGGCGCGCTTCAGGCGGCCCATGTTCTCGAAGTCACCCACGAACATGCACATGTCCGAGTTGTCCCAACCGGGCTCTGAGGGCATGGTCCAGTCGATTCCAGCCGCGTTCATGATGGCTGCGGCCTGGTAGATGAGCTGGGTGCGGAACTTGGGTTCCGGCGCGATGACCGAGTAGTAGACGTCGGCCCCTTCCTTGTCGAGGGGGATGCGCAGACCCGGGAACTCGTCGCGAGCCTCGTCCTCCTGCCACTGCAGGGAGTCGATCCACTCGTCGTCCTTGACCCACATCTGGTTCATGGTGGAGGCGTGGGAGTGGGCGGTGTCGCGGATATACTGGGGCACCACATCGAGCAGGTAACAGATGCGGCGCACCATGGACATGATGTAGCCGGTGTCGATGCCGACGGGACAGTAGTGGGCGCAACGCTTGCAAAGGTTGCATTCGGTGTAGGCCATCTGCGCCATCTCGTAGATGCGCTGGGGCTCCACCTTGCCCTTCTTGTCCATCAGCTCATACATGGTCTCGGTGGCCTTGTTGACCGGCGAGTAGCTGGGATCGTTGTCATGGGACACGTAGAAGTGACATGCCTGGGAGCAAAGGCCGCAGCGCATGCACGTTTCCCGGTAAGCCTTCAGTTTCGCCCCGGTTTCGCCCTCAAGCATCCGGTTGACCACTTTCTGGATTTTCTCTGTGGTCAATCCTGCGACGCCGTTCTCGAGCCCGGGATCTGATATGATTCTATCAGCAATTTGACTCATTGTTCGTACCTCGTGTTCTTTTGGTTGTGGTCTACCAGTCTCTGGCGTTGCGGACGCCGCCGAATTCCGAACCCATGTACGCTCTGGTGAAGAGAACGAACAGGGCGTGGCTGAGGCGCGTGAACGGAATCAGCGCCAGCAGGAGTTCAGCCGCGAGGACGTGCAGGATGGTCATCAGGAGAACCGGACCCACCTGGTGGTAGGCCAGCACGCCGGTGATGAACGGCAGAGCCACGATGATGAGGGCGAACCAGTCTTTGCCCCGGGTGACACCCTTGACGTGGGGCAGCGCGATGCGGCGGTAGGCGAAGATCGCGCAGGCCGCGATGACCGCGAAGCTGACGATGTCGCCGGCCACGTCGGGCAGGCTCGGGATGGAGATGCCGAAGTTGGTATCCCAGAGGACCACGTGCGCGCCCAGGAAGACGGCGACCACCAGGAAGCCGATGTGGAACACGAAGGTGGCGACGGTCATGAGCGGATCGCCTTTCCACCCCATGGTGTTGAAGGGGATCATCCAGTTGAGGATGGAACGGAGCCCGAAGGGCAGGCTCATGTACGCCAGGGACGAACCGTCCTTGGCCTTGGCCAGGGCATACATGGAAACCAGCCGGTATATGGAACCGATAATGAAGATGCCGAACGCCACCCAGGCAAGGGGGCCGCTGACGAAGGTGTATATTTCAGTCATTGCGTCTCCCCCTCCTAGAACTGGGCTACATCCGCCACGATGCGGACATAGCTGTTGTTTTCGATGGCACGGATGAGAATCTTGGTGCCGTCCTCGGAGAAGATCGGCGGCCAGGCGTGATCGAAATCGCGCTCAAAGGGCTTGCCGTTGACCAGGATCTTGTACCGACCGCCCTTCTCGACCATGGCGGCCACATTCTTGGAGTCGTCGGAGAAGACTACCGGCCAGGCCATGTCGTAGACGCCCTGCCAGGCAGTGCCGTCGATCACGATGCGGAAATCGGCGTTGTCCTTGTTGACCAGCAGGCCGGCCCGCTTTCCGTCGGGGCTGACCACCAGGTCGTAGGCCACGTCCCAGGTCTCTCCCCAGGGCGCGTT encodes the following:
- the tmcC gene encoding TmcC family electron transfer complex membrane anchor subunit, with the translated sequence MTEIYTFVSGPLAWVAFGIFIIGSIYRLVSMYALAKAKDGSSLAYMSLPFGLRSILNWMIPFNTMGWKGDPLMTVATFVFHIGFLVVAVFLGAHVVLWDTNFGISIPSLPDVAGDIVSFAVIAACAIFAYRRIALPHVKGVTRGKDWFALIIVALPFITGVLAYHQVGPVLLMTILHVLAAELLLALIPFTRLSHALFVLFTRAYMGSEFGGVRNARDW
- the tmcA gene encoding acidic tetraheme cytochrome c3 TmcA, which encodes MKRKHTVQLLASLAAIAALVVLYMVPLAFAQDDMTEVPADGFATLQRPRVAFEHDAHNEKAELEDCVICHHSKTEDGKQDLENSSEGEPCSSCHAETRTDGGTPLMRAYHKQCIGCHKEKAKGPVACGECHAK
- the tmcB gene encoding electron transfer complex ferredoxin TmcB, with product MSQIADRIISDPGLENGVAGLTTEKIQKVVNRMLEGETGAKLKAYRETCMRCGLCSQACHFYVSHDNDPSYSPVNKATETMYELMDKKGKVEPQRIYEMAQMAYTECNLCKRCAHYCPVGIDTGYIMSMVRRICYLLDVVPQYIRDTAHSHASTMNQMWVKDDEWIDSLQWQEDEARDEFPGLRIPLDKEGADVYYSVIAPEPKFRTQLIYQAAAIMNAAGIDWTMPSEPGWDNSDMCMFVGDFENMGRLKRAHYESAQKLRVKRIVMGECGHAFRSVYDMGNRWLGHKKMPVPVIHAVEFYHELMTQGKLKITHKYEKPVTIQDPCNIIRGKGLMDKLRDVVHFLCEEVVEMTPNREHNYCCCAGGGVINCGPPFKNTRMTGNRIKADQLRATGVKDVVIPCHNCHGGLEDIIGYYDLGMHGKFIGDIIYELMEKPEM
- a CDS encoding DEAD/DEAH box helicase, producing the protein MEENNTPEAVQEETAPDSSTPTMTFEELPDALRAACERAGWDRLMPVQEKALPFVMNDKDVMVQARTGSGKTGAFVLPLLHKLDPSKAECQALVMVPTRELAQQVAQEARMLAGDDGINVVAVYGGVGYKAQLDAFREGAQLVVGTPGRILDHLVRRSLSLDSLKVIIFDEADRMLSVGFYPDMIEVKRYLPRRLEGSYMFSATFPQSVLRLAEEFMVKPEFLSLSSDETNVSAIAHQFVEVQAMGKERKLLKLIELENPASAIIFCNTKRNVEFIAAVLSQFGFDAEGLTSDLTQNKREQLMARIKEGKLRFLVATDVAARGIDIPELSHVFMMEPPEDPESYVHRAGRTGRAGATGTAITLVDVIQKMELERIATRFKITFEEIKDPTEEDVAAIIEERLTALLEKKFRKLTPLQRERASRFLPLVEKYASDADSMGLIAMLLDELYQYTLHGKPAEPVSTGQPKRDRADREQPREDKPKKSRPRKRKPRNGGGQQDSEGGSRDRSPRNRQDSPAEERAEPRRERREAPKEPRREKSEAPKEPRREPATRSEAESGESGGEAKPRPRRRRPRRRRR